One Streptomyces sp. P9-A2 DNA window includes the following coding sequences:
- a CDS encoding ATP-binding cassette domain-containing protein: protein MKRNDNDSGGADSAVTVRGLVKHYGETRALDGVDLEVREGTVMGVLGPNGAGKTTLVRILSTLLAPTAGEATVAGYDVLRQPRQLRRVIGLTGQYASVDEKLAGWENLYLIGRLLDLSRKEARGRADELLERFSLTEAARRPAATYSGGMRRRLDLAASMIGRPAVLFLDEPTTGLDPRTRNEVWVEVRRLVGDGVTVLLTTQYMEEAEQLASELTVVDRGKVIANGGIEELKAKVGGRTLRIRPADPLQLRPLASALDELGITGLAATTVDTERGAVLVPILSDEQLTAVVGAVTARGLTLASISTELPSLDEVFLSLTGHRAGAPQDTAPAETHEEAAA from the coding sequence ATGAAGCGAAACGACAACGACTCCGGTGGCGCGGACAGCGCTGTCACCGTACGGGGGCTGGTCAAGCACTACGGCGAGACCAGGGCACTGGACGGTGTCGATCTGGAAGTGCGCGAAGGCACCGTGATGGGGGTTCTCGGGCCGAACGGCGCCGGCAAGACCACCCTCGTCCGCATTCTCTCCACCCTGCTCGCCCCGACCGCGGGCGAGGCCACCGTCGCCGGGTACGACGTACTCCGCCAGCCCCGGCAGCTGCGCAGGGTGATCGGGCTGACCGGGCAGTACGCCTCCGTCGACGAGAAGCTCGCCGGCTGGGAGAACCTGTACCTGATCGGCAGGCTGCTCGACCTGTCCCGTAAGGAGGCCCGGGGCCGCGCCGACGAGCTGCTGGAGCGGTTCTCTCTCACCGAGGCGGCCCGGCGTCCGGCGGCCACGTACTCCGGCGGTATGCGGCGCCGGCTGGACCTGGCAGCGTCGATGATCGGCCGGCCCGCGGTGCTGTTCCTGGACGAGCCGACCACGGGACTGGACCCGCGCACCCGCAACGAGGTGTGGGTCGAGGTCAGGCGGCTGGTCGGGGACGGGGTGACCGTGCTGCTGACCACCCAGTACATGGAGGAGGCCGAGCAGCTCGCCTCCGAGCTGACCGTCGTGGACCGGGGCAAGGTCATCGCGAACGGCGGCATCGAGGAGCTGAAGGCCAAGGTCGGCGGCCGCACCCTGCGGATCCGCCCGGCCGATCCGCTCCAGCTGCGCCCGCTCGCCTCCGCGCTCGACGAGCTGGGCATCACCGGGCTCGCCGCCACCACCGTGGACACCGAGCGGGGTGCCGTCCTGGTGCCGATCCTCAGCGACGAGCAGCTGACCGCGGTGGTCGGCGCCGTCACCGCGCGGGGCCTGACCCTCGCCTCCATCAGTACCGAACTTCCCAGCCTGGACGAGGTGTTCCTGTCGCTCACCGGCCACCGCGCCGGCGCCCCGCAGGACACCGCGCCCGCCGAGACCCATGAGGAGGCCGCCGCATGA
- a CDS encoding ABC transporter permease produces MSSATSATSAKTTTTAKTATTATTGPAAAGAGRAGGAGGPSGASRANSADGRIPLRSHLRHTSALVRRNLLWIRQDPESMFDAVLFPIVFTLLFVYVFGGSIGQSLGGGQEAYVQYIVPGLMAMMGMNMAMGVGTGFNQDFNTGVMDRFRSLPIGRGSVLFAKIAVEVLRMLIATAILMVVGVLVGFDITNWPGLFAAVGLAVLFGSALMWIFITLGVAMKNAQSVQAMGFLVLMPLQFGSSIFAPTQSMPGWLQTFTDVNPLSSLADAARGLMVGGPVADDLWLTVAWSVGITAVMAPVAIHKFRTKS; encoded by the coding sequence ATGAGCTCCGCGACTTCCGCGACTTCCGCGAAGACCACGACGACCGCGAAGACCGCCACGACTGCCACGACCGGCCCCGCTGCGGCCGGGGCGGGCAGGGCCGGCGGAGCGGGCGGGCCGTCCGGGGCCTCCCGCGCGAACTCCGCGGACGGGCGCATTCCGCTGCGTTCCCATCTGCGTCACACCAGCGCCCTGGTCCGCCGCAATCTGCTGTGGATCCGGCAGGACCCGGAGTCGATGTTCGACGCCGTGCTGTTCCCGATCGTGTTCACCCTGCTGTTCGTGTATGTCTTCGGCGGCTCGATCGGGCAGTCGCTGGGCGGCGGGCAGGAGGCGTACGTGCAGTACATCGTGCCCGGCCTGATGGCCATGATGGGCATGAACATGGCTATGGGGGTGGGTACCGGCTTCAACCAGGACTTCAACACGGGCGTCATGGACCGTTTCCGGTCGCTGCCCATCGGCCGGGGCTCGGTGCTGTTCGCCAAGATCGCGGTCGAGGTGCTGCGCATGCTGATCGCCACCGCGATCCTCATGGTCGTCGGTGTCCTGGTCGGCTTCGACATCACCAACTGGCCGGGACTGTTCGCCGCCGTGGGACTGGCCGTGCTGTTCGGTTCGGCCCTCATGTGGATCTTCATCACGCTGGGCGTGGCGATGAAGAACGCGCAGTCGGTGCAGGCGATGGGCTTCCTGGTGCTGATGCCGCTGCAGTTCGGTTCGTCGATCTTCGCTCCGACCCAGTCGATGCCTGGCTGGCTGCAGACCTTCACCGATGTCAATCCGCTGTCCTCGCTGGCCGACGCCGCGCGCGGTCTGATGGTGGGCGGCCCGGTCGCGGACGATCTGTGGCTGACGGTGGCCTGGTCGGTGGGGATCACGGCGGTGATGGCGCCGGTCGCCATCCACAAGTTCCGCACGAAGAGCTGA
- the npdG gene encoding NADPH-dependent F420 reductase — MTSSTPSDSAQQPEKAPAKAPAKDPWDLPDVSGLVVGVLGGTGPQGKGLAFRLAKAGQKVIIGSRAAERARAAAEELGHGVEGADNAETARRSDIVIVAVPWDGHGKTLESLREELTGKLVVDCVNPLGFDKQGAYALKPEEGSAAQQAAALLPASRVTAAFHHLSAVLLQDPEIDEIDTDVMVLGEVRADVEIVQALAGRIPGMRGIFAGRLRGAHQVESLVANLISVNRRYKAHAGLRVTDV; from the coding sequence ATGACCTCCAGTACCCCCAGCGACAGCGCACAGCAGCCCGAAAAAGCCCCCGCGAAGGCTCCCGCCAAGGACCCCTGGGACCTGCCCGACGTCTCCGGGCTCGTCGTCGGCGTGCTCGGCGGAACCGGGCCGCAGGGCAAGGGCCTTGCCTTCCGGCTCGCCAAGGCCGGCCAGAAGGTGATCATCGGTTCGCGCGCCGCCGAACGCGCGCGGGCCGCCGCCGAGGAACTCGGCCACGGCGTCGAGGGCGCCGACAACGCCGAGACCGCCCGCCGCAGCGACATCGTGATCGTCGCCGTGCCCTGGGACGGCCACGGCAAGACGCTCGAGAGCCTGCGCGAGGAACTGACCGGCAAGCTCGTCGTCGACTGCGTCAACCCGCTCGGCTTCGACAAGCAGGGCGCCTACGCGCTGAAGCCCGAGGAGGGCAGCGCCGCCCAGCAGGCCGCCGCCCTCCTCCCGGCCTCCCGGGTCACCGCCGCCTTCCACCACCTGTCCGCGGTCCTGCTCCAGGACCCGGAGATCGACGAGATCGACACCGACGTGATGGTGCTCGGTGAGGTCCGCGCCGACGTGGAGATCGTGCAGGCCCTCGCCGGACGCATCCCCGGCATGCGCGGCATCTTCGCCGGGCGGCTGCGAGGCGCCCACCAGGTGGAGTCCCTGGTCGCCAACCTGATCTCCGTCAACCGCCGCTACAAGGCACACGCCGGGCTCCGTGTGACGGACGTATGA
- a CDS encoding site-2 protease family protein — MTTATTRHGDRRISPVFLGILAVTAVTGWATWTGFANQPGVAVFLFVTAAWIVSLCLHEYAHARTALHSGDISIGAKGYLTLNPAKYTHALLSIVLPVLFVIMGGIGLPGGAVFIERHRIRGRWRHSLISAAGPLTNVLFALVCTAPFWLGALDGVPADFRFALAFLALLQVTAAILNSLPVPGLDGYGVLEPWLSRSLRRQVEPFAPFGLLFVFALLWVPAVNGVFFDVIDSILSALGIHELETYCGLDLFRFWQDESEFCSVTA, encoded by the coding sequence ATGACCACCGCCACCACCCGCCACGGCGACCGGAGGATCAGCCCGGTGTTCCTGGGCATCCTGGCCGTCACGGCGGTCACGGGATGGGCCACCTGGACCGGGTTCGCGAACCAGCCGGGCGTCGCCGTGTTCCTGTTCGTGACGGCCGCCTGGATCGTCTCGCTGTGCCTGCACGAGTACGCGCACGCCCGCACCGCGCTGCACAGCGGCGACATCTCGATCGGCGCGAAGGGCTACCTCACGCTGAATCCCGCGAAGTACACCCACGCCCTGCTCAGCATCGTGCTCCCCGTGCTGTTCGTGATCATGGGTGGGATCGGTCTGCCGGGCGGGGCGGTGTTCATCGAGCGGCACCGGATCCGGGGGCGCTGGCGGCACAGTCTGATCTCGGCGGCGGGCCCGCTGACGAACGTCCTGTTCGCGCTCGTGTGCACGGCGCCTTTCTGGCTGGGCGCGCTGGACGGCGTGCCGGCCGACTTCCGGTTCGCGCTGGCGTTCCTGGCGCTGCTCCAGGTGACGGCCGCGATCCTGAACTCCCTGCCGGTGCCGGGCCTGGACGGCTACGGCGTGCTCGAGCCCTGGCTGTCGCGGAGCCTGCGGCGCCAGGTGGAACCGTTCGCACCCTTCGGCCTGCTGTTCGTGTTCGCGCTGCTGTGGGTGCCGGCGGTGAACGGCGTGTTCTTCGACGTGATCGACTCGATCCTGTCGGCCCTGGGCATCCACGAGTTGGAGACGTACTGCGGCCTGGATCTGTTCCGCTTCTGGCAGGACGAGAGCGAGTTCTGCTCGGTCACCGCGTAA
- a CDS encoding AfsR/SARP family transcriptional regulator, whose translation MDPVRYRILGTTQVLRPDGTAVPVGGARLRALLTVLALRAGRTVPVRLLVDEVWDGEPPADATGALQALVGRLRRALGADAVASDDGGYRLTATADDIDLHRFERLAGEGLRALSDGNPAKAGLVLDDALALWRGPALADLPYRTAEAARADARHLDALRARHGAALALGEAERSLPELTALCDGHPLDEPLQVLRLRALRDAGRTAEALAAYEGVRRLLADRLGSDPGAELRALHAELLVPEAAPPARPGKAGAPGAGKPADTPSPLPPLPSSSSSSPPGGLRARLTSFVGREADLEAVRGDLASARLVTLIGPGGAGKTRLSQEAAEALLRASAAHHGDGGGDGGGDEGVARDGVRVAELAPVDDPAGVPEAVVTAVGARETVLYGAGAEGIRAATERGDDPVDRLAEHCGRRRMLLVLDNCEHVVDAAARLVETLLERCPGLTVLATSREPLGVPGEVLRPVEPLPEPVALRLLADRGAAARPGFRVEDDPKACAEICHRLDGLPLAIELAAARLRMLTPRQIADRLDDRFRLLTSGSRTVRPRQQTLRAVVDWSWDLLDDGERDVLRRLSVFAGGCDLAAAEAVCGPAVLDALGSLVDKSLVVAAPSGDRTGGDEMRYRLLETVAEYASERLDEAGQRTGAERAHLTYYREIARINDPLLRGPDQLAAIERLEREYENLRTALRHAVAARDEQEALCLTLSLSWYWQMRDQRIEARNWCREVMALGPDPFTEPVRPVPSLWQRCIDAPPPMSGEMLAEARRGVHLSHMACMDTELEDWTTPQAQHRLRVIAATYEPGQPQTCRPPGTFWAFALMLTGEMNTLRAVVDNAVRTCRQTPGFDWELASNLHMRANFLANRSDWAGDALRDAEEALEIYRRLGDAWGAAEALAARAEARERRGERALAAADYEAAIEHAERLGAHAQTAVLTARLGGVLLEAGEEERGERLLREVIDQGGGRHEPALPAARLFLSGWLGLTGRTAEARDQLRVLREEFRIAHYVVFDAFILGAEGWLDVADGQDERALVAIRAALEQSGNPLTLAMAAHMRAAHLTLGATALATVDGGRRARDAARCLGAADASLPPRHVAGRMEREVRELAERRTRDALGDTAYETAYAEGGHLSPEEAATLV comes from the coding sequence ATGGACCCCGTGCGCTATCGCATCCTCGGTACCACCCAGGTACTCCGCCCCGACGGCACCGCCGTCCCGGTCGGCGGGGCACGGCTGCGTGCGCTGCTGACCGTGCTCGCGCTGCGGGCCGGCCGTACGGTGCCGGTACGTCTGCTCGTCGACGAGGTGTGGGACGGCGAACCGCCGGCCGACGCGACGGGGGCGCTGCAGGCGCTGGTGGGGCGGCTGCGCCGGGCGCTCGGCGCGGACGCGGTGGCCTCCGACGACGGCGGTTACCGCCTCACCGCCACGGCCGACGACATCGACCTGCACCGGTTCGAGCGGCTGGCCGGCGAGGGCCTGCGCGCGCTGTCCGACGGGAATCCGGCCAAGGCGGGCCTCGTCCTGGACGACGCCCTCGCCCTGTGGCGGGGCCCCGCTCTCGCCGATCTGCCCTACCGCACCGCCGAGGCGGCCCGGGCCGACGCCCGGCACCTGGACGCCCTGCGCGCCCGGCACGGCGCCGCCCTCGCCCTCGGCGAGGCCGAGCGGTCGCTGCCCGAGCTGACCGCCCTGTGCGACGGCCATCCGCTCGACGAACCCCTCCAGGTACTGCGGTTGCGCGCCCTGCGGGACGCCGGCCGCACCGCCGAGGCACTGGCCGCCTACGAGGGTGTACGCCGGCTGCTCGCCGACCGTCTCGGCTCCGACCCCGGCGCCGAACTGCGCGCCCTGCATGCGGAGTTGCTGGTACCCGAAGCGGCGCCGCCGGCCCGGCCCGGGAAGGCGGGGGCGCCCGGAGCGGGGAAGCCCGCCGACACCCCGTCCCCACTCCCGCCTTTGCCCTCGTCCTCGTCCTCGTCCCCGCCCGGCGGTCTGCGGGCCAGGCTGACCTCCTTCGTCGGCCGGGAGGCCGACCTCGAGGCCGTCCGGGGCGACCTCGCCTCGGCCCGCCTGGTCACCCTGATCGGCCCCGGCGGGGCCGGGAAGACCCGGCTGTCGCAGGAGGCCGCCGAAGCCCTCCTGCGGGCGTCCGCCGCGCACCACGGCGACGGGGGCGGCGACGGGGGCGGCGACGAAGGGGTGGCCCGGGACGGAGTCCGGGTCGCCGAACTCGCCCCGGTCGACGACCCCGCCGGTGTCCCCGAAGCGGTGGTCACCGCCGTCGGTGCCCGCGAGACCGTGCTGTACGGCGCCGGTGCCGAGGGCATACGGGCCGCCACCGAACGCGGCGACGACCCCGTGGACCGCCTCGCCGAACACTGCGGCCGGCGGCGCATGCTGCTCGTCCTGGACAACTGCGAGCACGTCGTGGACGCCGCCGCCCGGCTGGTCGAGACGCTCCTCGAACGCTGCCCCGGCCTCACCGTGCTCGCCACCAGCCGTGAACCCCTCGGCGTTCCGGGGGAGGTGCTGCGCCCGGTGGAACCGCTGCCGGAACCGGTCGCGCTGCGGCTGCTCGCCGACCGCGGGGCCGCCGCCCGCCCCGGCTTCCGGGTCGAGGACGACCCGAAGGCGTGCGCGGAGATCTGCCACCGGCTCGACGGGCTGCCCCTCGCCATCGAACTCGCCGCCGCCCGGCTACGGATGCTGACCCCGCGCCAGATCGCCGACCGGCTCGACGACCGCTTCCGGCTGCTCACCTCCGGCAGCCGCACCGTCCGGCCCCGCCAGCAGACCCTGCGGGCCGTCGTCGACTGGTCCTGGGACCTGCTCGACGACGGTGAACGGGACGTTCTGCGGCGGCTGTCCGTCTTCGCGGGCGGCTGCGACCTCGCCGCCGCCGAGGCCGTGTGCGGGCCCGCAGTCCTGGACGCCCTCGGCTCACTCGTGGACAAATCCCTTGTGGTGGCAGCCCCTTCGGGTGACCGCACCGGCGGCGACGAGATGCGCTACCGGTTGCTGGAGACGGTCGCCGAGTACGCCTCCGAACGGCTCGACGAGGCCGGACAGCGGACCGGCGCCGAACGCGCCCACCTCACCTACTACCGCGAAATCGCCCGCATCAACGACCCGTTGTTGCGCGGACCGGACCAACTGGCCGCCATCGAACGGCTGGAGCGCGAGTACGAGAACCTGCGCACCGCGCTGCGCCACGCCGTCGCCGCCCGCGACGAGCAGGAGGCGCTCTGCCTGACACTGTCGCTGAGCTGGTACTGGCAGATGCGCGACCAGCGGATCGAGGCCCGGAACTGGTGCCGTGAGGTGATGGCGCTGGGCCCGGACCCCTTCACCGAACCGGTACGCCCCGTCCCCTCCTTGTGGCAGCGCTGCATCGACGCCCCGCCGCCGATGAGCGGCGAGATGCTCGCCGAAGCCAGACGAGGGGTGCACCTGTCCCACATGGCGTGCATGGACACGGAGCTGGAGGACTGGACGACCCCGCAGGCGCAGCACAGACTGCGGGTCATCGCCGCGACCTACGAGCCCGGCCAGCCGCAGACGTGCCGACCGCCCGGCACGTTCTGGGCGTTCGCCCTGATGCTGACCGGCGAGATGAACACCCTGCGCGCGGTCGTCGACAACGCTGTCCGCACCTGCCGGCAGACACCCGGATTCGACTGGGAACTGGCCTCCAACCTGCATATGAGGGCCAACTTCCTCGCCAACCGCAGCGACTGGGCGGGCGACGCGCTGCGCGACGCGGAAGAGGCCCTGGAGATCTACCGGCGTCTCGGCGACGCCTGGGGCGCCGCCGAGGCCCTCGCCGCGCGCGCCGAGGCACGCGAGCGCCGCGGTGAGCGCGCGCTCGCCGCCGCCGACTACGAGGCGGCGATTGAGCACGCCGAACGCCTCGGCGCCCACGCCCAGACGGCCGTGCTCACCGCCCGGCTGGGCGGCGTACTGCTGGAGGCCGGTGAGGAGGAGCGCGGCGAGCGGCTGCTGCGCGAGGTCATCGACCAGGGCGGCGGCAGGCACGAGCCTGCCCTGCCCGCCGCTCGGCTCTTCCTGTCCGGCTGGCTCGGTCTGACCGGGCGCACCGCCGAGGCCCGGGACCAACTGCGCGTGCTTCGCGAGGAGTTCCGTATCGCGCACTACGTCGTCTTCGACGCGTTCATCCTCGGTGCCGAGGGCTGGCTCGACGTCGCCGACGGCCAGGACGAACGGGCGCTGGTCGCGATCCGCGCGGCGCTCGAGCAGTCCGGCAATCCGCTGACCCTGGCCATGGCCGCCCACATGCGTGCCGCGCATCTGACCCTGGGCGCCACGGCCCTGGCCACGGTGGACGGCGGGCGGCGCGCCCGCGACGCGGCCCGCTGCCTCGGCGCCGCCGACGCCTCGCTGCCGCCCCGCCATGTCGCCGGGCGCATGGAGCGCGAGGTGCGCGAGCTGGCCGAGCGGCGGACCCGGGACGCCCTCGGCGACACGGCGTACGAGACCGCGTACGCGGAGGGCGGCCACCTCTCCCCGGAGGAGGCCGCCACCCTGGTCTGA
- the panB gene encoding 3-methyl-2-oxobutanoate hydroxymethyltransferase — MTQLSAAQTGKSVPSDGSKALYGGKSTRRVTVRDITLAKERGEKWPMLTAYDAMTASVFDEAGIPVMLVGDSAGNCHLGYETTVPVTLDEMTMLSAAVVRGTGRALIVADLPFGSYQEGPVQALRSATRLVKEAGVGAVKLEGGERSHRQIELLVESGIPVMAHIGLTPQSVNAMGYRVQGRGEEAAQQLLRDAKAVQDAGAFAVVLELVPAELAAEVTRTLHIPTVGIGAGPETDAQVLVWTDMLGLTGGRVPKFVKQYANLREVMGGAAKAFAEDVVGGTFPQEEHSVH; from the coding sequence ATGACGCAGCTTTCGGCTGCCCAGACGGGCAAGTCCGTCCCCTCCGACGGCAGTAAGGCGCTGTACGGGGGCAAGAGCACACGCCGTGTCACCGTCCGCGACATCACCCTCGCCAAGGAACGCGGCGAGAAGTGGCCCATGCTCACCGCCTACGACGCCATGACCGCGTCCGTCTTCGACGAGGCCGGCATCCCGGTCATGCTCGTCGGCGACTCCGCGGGCAACTGCCACCTCGGGTACGAGACGACCGTTCCCGTCACCCTCGACGAGATGACCATGCTGTCCGCGGCCGTGGTCCGCGGCACCGGCCGCGCCCTGATCGTCGCCGACCTGCCCTTCGGCTCGTACCAGGAGGGACCGGTGCAGGCGCTGCGCTCGGCGACCCGGCTGGTCAAGGAGGCCGGGGTGGGCGCCGTCAAGCTGGAGGGCGGGGAGCGCTCGCACCGGCAGATCGAGCTGCTGGTCGAGTCCGGCATCCCGGTGATGGCGCACATCGGACTCACCCCGCAGTCCGTGAACGCCATGGGCTACCGCGTCCAGGGGCGCGGCGAGGAGGCCGCGCAGCAGCTGCTGCGGGACGCGAAGGCCGTGCAGGACGCGGGCGCCTTCGCCGTCGTCCTGGAGCTGGTGCCGGCCGAGCTGGCCGCCGAGGTGACCCGGACGCTGCACATCCCCACCGTCGGGATCGGCGCGGGACCGGAGACGGACGCGCAGGTGCTGGTGTGGACCGACATGCTCGGGCTGACCGGCGGCCGGGTACCGAAGTTCGTGAAGCAGTACGCGAACCTGCGTGAGGTCATGGGCGGCGCGGCGAAGGCGTTCGCCGAGGACGTCGTGGGCGGAACGTTCCCGCAGGAGGAACACTCCGTCCACTGA
- a CDS encoding MFS transporter, with amino-acid sequence MTSPAAAPGRRIPEHVHRRRWVILGVLILSLLIVVLDNSILNVAIKTISTPAPTGLGATQSELEWAINAYTLVFAGLLFTAGLLGDRLGRKKVLLGGLAVFGMGSALAAFSGSPAELIGFRAVMGLGAAFVMPATLAVLMNIFERDEQPKAIGIWAGGVGLAIAIGPVTGGVLLDHFWWGSVFLVNVPIVLIALALMLWLVPDSRDPDPGRIDPVGVVLSVTGLVLLVYGIIKGGQLADFTDPTALSAIGAGLAVLVAFVVLEKRSTHPSIDMAYFGNKVFSASITAIALVFFALLGVMFFAVFYTQSVRGYSPLETGLLLLPLAAAQMIFAPRARLLVDRFGNRATTTGGMLLLAATLAAFAALDADTPIWILEVIFFLMGTAMANVMTPVSVVIMQALPREKAGSASALSNTFRQVGGAFGVAILGSVLSTAYRTHIEDKLVLLPPGVRHAAGESIEATLGAAARLGPRGDALVGPANDAFLHAMHITALCGAGVAVLGAIVVALFLPGRSPEPGGDGKDEELVPTGAKDTTGAKGAAKRRD; translated from the coding sequence ATGACTTCCCCCGCCGCCGCCCCCGGTCGCCGCATACCGGAACACGTGCACCGGCGCCGCTGGGTGATCCTCGGTGTGCTGATCCTGAGCCTGCTGATCGTCGTCCTGGACAACTCGATCCTGAACGTCGCCATCAAGACGATCTCCACGCCCGCCCCCACCGGCCTGGGCGCCACCCAGAGCGAGCTGGAGTGGGCGATCAACGCCTACACGCTCGTCTTCGCGGGCCTGTTGTTCACGGCGGGTCTGCTGGGCGACCGGCTCGGCCGTAAGAAAGTGCTGCTCGGGGGCCTCGCGGTGTTCGGCATGGGCTCGGCGCTCGCCGCGTTCTCCGGCTCCCCGGCGGAGCTGATCGGCTTCCGCGCGGTGATGGGTCTGGGTGCCGCCTTCGTCATGCCGGCGACTCTGGCCGTGCTGATGAACATCTTCGAACGGGACGAGCAGCCGAAGGCCATCGGCATCTGGGCGGGCGGTGTGGGCCTCGCCATCGCCATCGGCCCGGTCACCGGCGGAGTGCTCCTGGACCACTTCTGGTGGGGCTCGGTCTTCCTCGTCAACGTGCCGATCGTGCTGATCGCCCTCGCCCTGATGCTGTGGCTGGTGCCGGACTCCCGCGACCCGGACCCCGGCCGGATCGACCCCGTCGGCGTCGTCCTGTCCGTGACCGGCCTGGTGCTGCTGGTCTACGGCATCATCAAGGGCGGCCAGCTCGCCGACTTCACCGACCCCACGGCGCTGTCGGCCATCGGCGCCGGGCTCGCCGTCCTCGTCGCGTTCGTGGTGCTCGAGAAGCGCAGCACCCATCCGTCCATCGACATGGCGTACTTCGGGAACAAGGTCTTCTCGGCCTCGATCACCGCGATCGCGCTGGTCTTCTTCGCACTGCTGGGCGTGATGTTCTTCGCCGTCTTCTACACCCAGAGCGTGCGCGGGTACTCGCCGCTGGAAACCGGTCTGCTGCTGCTGCCGCTGGCCGCGGCGCAAATGATCTTCGCGCCGCGGGCCCGGCTGCTGGTGGACCGTTTCGGCAACAGGGCGACCACCACCGGCGGCATGCTGCTGCTCGCGGCGACGCTGGCCGCGTTCGCCGCCCTGGACGCGGACACGCCGATCTGGATCCTCGAGGTGATCTTCTTCCTGATGGGCACCGCGATGGCGAACGTCATGACGCCGGTCAGCGTCGTGATCATGCAGGCGCTGCCGCGGGAGAAGGCGGGTTCGGCCTCCGCGCTCAGCAACACCTTCCGCCAGGTCGGCGGCGCCTTCGGCGTCGCCATCCTCGGCTCGGTGCTGTCCACCGCGTACCGCACGCACATCGAGGACAAGCTCGTCCTGCTGCCGCCGGGCGTACGGCACGCCGCCGGCGAGTCCATCGAGGCCACCCTGGGCGCCGCGGCCCGGCTCGGGCCACGCGGTGACGCCCTGGTCGGTCCGGCCAACGACGCCTTCCTGCACGCCATGCACATCACGGCGCTGTGCGGCGCGGGCGTCGCGGTGCTCGGCGCGATCGTCGTCGCCCTGTTCCTGCCCGGCCGGAGCCCGGAGCCCGGAGGGGACGGGAAGGACGAGGAGTTGGTGCCGACGGGGGCGAAGGACACGACGGGGGCGAAGGGCGCGGCGAAGAGGCGGGACTGA
- the map gene encoding type I methionyl aminopeptidase — protein sequence MSGQSLLIPGELSPTRSVPGNIRRPEYVGKPAPTPYTGPEVQTPETVEAMRTAGRIAARAMAEAAALIAPGVTTDELDRVAHEYMCDHGAYPSTLGYRGFPKSLCTSVNEVICHGIPDSTVLRDGDIVNLDVTAYIGGVHGDNNATYLVGDVDEESRLLVERTRESLNRAIKAVRPGRQINIIGRVIESYAKRFGYGVVRDFTGHGINTSFHSGLIVPHYDSPHATTVIQPGMTFTIEPMLTLGTHEYDMWDDGWTVVTKDRRRTAQFEHTLVVTDTGADILTLP from the coding sequence ATGTCTGGCCAGTCGCTGCTCATCCCAGGGGAGCTCTCTCCCACCCGTTCCGTACCCGGAAACATCCGCCGCCCCGAGTATGTCGGGAAGCCCGCTCCCACGCCGTACACCGGGCCGGAGGTGCAGACCCCCGAGACCGTGGAGGCCATGCGGACCGCCGGGCGGATCGCGGCGCGCGCGATGGCGGAAGCCGCCGCGCTCATCGCGCCCGGCGTGACCACCGACGAGCTGGACCGGGTGGCGCACGAGTACATGTGCGACCACGGCGCGTACCCGTCGACGCTCGGTTACCGCGGTTTCCCCAAGTCGCTGTGCACCTCGGTCAACGAGGTGATCTGTCACGGCATCCCGGACTCGACGGTGTTGCGCGACGGCGACATCGTCAACCTGGACGTGACGGCGTACATCGGCGGGGTGCACGGCGACAACAACGCCACGTACCTGGTGGGCGATGTGGACGAGGAGAGCCGGCTGCTGGTGGAGCGGACCCGGGAGTCGCTGAACCGGGCGATCAAGGCCGTCAGGCCGGGCCGGCAGATCAACATCATCGGCCGGGTCATCGAGTCGTACGCCAAGCGCTTCGGTTACGGCGTGGTCCGGGACTTCACCGGTCACGGCATCAACACCTCGTTCCACTCCGGGCTGATCGTCCCGCACTACGACAGCCCGCACGCGACGACGGTCATCCAGCCGGGCATGACGTTCACGATCGAGCCGATGCTGACCCTGGGCACGCACGAGTACGACATGTGGGACGACGGCTGGACGGTCGTGACGAAGGACCGCAGGCGGACGGCCCAGTTCGAGCACACCCTGGTGGTGACGGACACCGGCGCGGACATCCTGACCCTGCCGTAA